The genomic DNA GCATTCAACCGAATGTCATTGTTTGCCGTACAGAGCATGAACTTTCCTCCGATATGAAGGCCAAAATCGCGCTGTTCTGCGATATTGATGCTAACGCAGTAGTAGAATGCCGCGATGCCTCGACTTTGTACGAGGTTCCATTGAACTTGCGTGAAGAAGGCTTGGACGAGATCGTAGTCAATCACCTCAAGCTGACAACACCTGCACCGGATATGACGGAGTGGGAAGGGCTTGTTGAACGGATCAGAAAGCTGGATAAAACGGTTGAAATCGCCATTGTTGGTAAATATGTTGCACTGCATGATGCTTATTTAAGTGTGGTCGAATCCCTTTCGCACGCCGGATTTGACGCCAATGCGGATGTGAAAATCCGTTGGGTGAACGCAGAAGAAGTAACGGACGAGAACGTAGCAGACATGCTGGGCGGCATTGGCGGTATTCTCGTACCGGGCGGCTTCGGCGATCGCGGAATTGAAGGTAAAATCAGTACCATCCGTTATGCTCGTGAACAGAAAATCCCGTTCTTCGGTATTTGTCTTGGCATGCAAGTATCTGTCATTGAGGTAGCCCGTTCCCTGGCTGGTCTGGATGGAGCCAACAGCTCGGAAATCAATCCGGCTACGGATTACCCGGTCATCGACTTGCTGCCTGACCAAAAGGACATCGAAGATATGGGCGGAACGATGCGTCTCGGATTGTATCCGTGCAAACTGACGGAAGGTTCGTTGGCTTCGGCTTGTTACAACGATGAGCTGGTATACGAAAGACACCGTCATCGGTATGAATTCAATAATGAGTATCGTGAAGTTATTGAAAAGGCAGGTCTTCGCATTTCCGGTACTTCACCGGACGGACGTTTGGTGGAAATTGTGGAACTGCCTGGGCATCCATGGTTTCTGGCGGTACAATTCCATCCGGAATTCACTTCCCGTCCGAACCGTCCACAGCCGTTGTTCCGTGAATTTGTTAAGGCGGCATTGCAGCTTCAAGGCTAATGCTGCGGCCTGTAAGACCTCCTCAGGGAGGTCTTTTTTTTATTCCACGCTTCCTGATTATGAAAGAATATTCCACAATTATGTATAAGAGAAGGATTTTCTTTTTGCAGGAGCGAATATAGTTTAGGGTATGGGACGGATATTGTACGTCATCGGACGCTGTTATGGCAATAGCTGCATGATCCTCGTTTTAAGATCTTAGGAGGTTAAAACATTGGAAAAGAAAAAAGTGTTA from Paenibacillus sp. FSL R10-2782 includes the following:
- a CDS encoding CTP synthase; translation: MTKYIFVTGGVVSSLGKGITAASLGRLLKNRGLKVTIQKFDPYLNVDPGTMSPYQHGEVFVTDDGAETDLDLGHYERFIDINLSKNSNVTTGKVYSSVISKERRGEYLGGTVQVIPHITNEIKERVYRAGREAGSDVIITEIGGTVGDIESLPFLEAIRQLKSEVGRENVMYIHVTLIPYIKAAGEVKTKPTQHSVKELRSIGIQPNVIVCRTEHELSSDMKAKIALFCDIDANAVVECRDASTLYEVPLNLREEGLDEIVVNHLKLTTPAPDMTEWEGLVERIRKLDKTVEIAIVGKYVALHDAYLSVVESLSHAGFDANADVKIRWVNAEEVTDENVADMLGGIGGILVPGGFGDRGIEGKISTIRYAREQKIPFFGICLGMQVSVIEVARSLAGLDGANSSEINPATDYPVIDLLPDQKDIEDMGGTMRLGLYPCKLTEGSLASACYNDELVYERHRHRYEFNNEYREVIEKAGLRISGTSPDGRLVEIVELPGHPWFLAVQFHPEFTSRPNRPQPLFREFVKAALQLQG